The Caldanaerobius fijiensis DSM 17918 genomic interval TGACTTCAGGGCTATGCCACAACCTATGCCCACCATAATTTCTCCACTGATTGCCGCCTACCTTTCCCGCATCCTCCTCTTTAACGGCGAATTCATTTACATCGCCTGTAAAGCCGTACCTTATCAACCTCGGACCTACGTCTACCGTAGCCACAATATCAACTATTCCGTTGGAAATCTGTATGCAATTCTCCCAGCCAGCAAAGGCTACTTTATTAATGCTTACGCTCATATATGTCATCCCCCACGTTATAAATTTACATCCAGCGAACGGCCCAATTCGTTGGATTTAAATGCCGCCTCCATCACTGAAAACACCCTTCTAACTTCGCTGGGCTTTACGATCAATTCTTCCTTACCTTCTATAGTGTTTAAAACATTTCTATAAAAATCCGTCCAATCAGGATTAGCTTCAGGTAACCCTATCTCCTCCCTTACCTCTACCGGTTGTGGGGCAAAGGTACGGGTGGGACCTGCAGCGGTCTCAACCATCTCCGGTTCAACCTCTTCCATCAACTTTTTTACTCTCGTAATACCGCCTTTTCCTTCAAAGTTCTCTATGGTAAGCGTACCAGCATTCCCTCCTACATACCAGCGCGGTAAACTCCTCAAGCAGAAAGTACCTACTTCAACCTGAACAGATACTCCATTGTCCAGCTTCATGAGGATCTTAAAGTAGTCATCCACCCCTGGATTCAATACGCTAAAAAGCTGGGCGTAAATCGACACCACTTTGTTTTCAGGATACATGTAAAGTATCTGATCCAGCAAATGGACACCCCAGTCCAAAAGCATTCCACCGCCGTATTCCTTTACAGCGCGCCATCCATAAATTTTTCCGCCAGAGCCATGCACTCTTGACTCTATATTGTAGACGTCGCCTAACATACCGGACTCCACTGCCTTTCTCATTATGCAGTAGTCTTTATCCCAGCGGCGGTTCTGATGCACGGTAAAAAGCACCTTGTTTTTTTCTGCTGCTTCAATTATTTCGTCAACTTCCCTGATGGATATAGCCACGGGTTTCTCCACAATCACATTCTTACCGGCATTGGCAGCAGCTATTGCCAGCTCTTTGTGTACATGATTTGGCGTTGCTACCAACACGATATTTATCTCAGGATCAGCCAAAAACGAATCCAGTGTGTAGTAGCCCTTTAGTCCTGTTTCCTTTGCAGCCTCTACCCTCGCGGGATCAATATCATACGCTGCAACCACTTCTACTCCGTCCACCCTTGCAGCATTTTTGCGGTGCCATCCACCCATGCCGCCGTATCCAATAATACCTAATTTCAAAGTCATTTATTACACCCTTTCTAACACTGTGAGGTACACCCTGCGTACCTTCTTAAAATTTCTATCGCCTGTGCATAATCGCTTTCATCATTCAACCTAGCTTCCACGCTCATACGCCCTTGATAGTTTATCTCCTTTAGTGCGCCAAAAAACAAATCGTATCTGTCCTTATCTGTGGCCTTAGGATATTCTCTTATTCTGCTGGCAATATGAGTATGTACGAGATTATTACCTGCTTTTAAAAGCACATCAAAATCCTCATTTTCCACTGCCATATGGTAATAATCCGCCAGTACCTTCACGCTATCATGACTGACGTCGCCCACCATTTTAAGGCCCTCTTCCACCGTGTTCAAGATATTGGATTCATTTTTATTAAGGTTTTCGATGGCAATGCAAATATCGTACCTGGCTGCATAATCCCCGGCCATCTTCAAGAAATCTACTATTTGGCTCCACGCCTTTTCCCTCGAATAATCTTCGGGTATATTTCTTGCCCCAGCACTGCCAAACACCACTATCTTACCGCCTAAAGCGCTTGCCCTTCTCATAGACTCTCTTACATACTCTTCAAGAGCGGCAAAATTCACTTCATCTCCTACAACCTTCAACGTCC includes:
- a CDS encoding sugar phosphate isomerase/epimerase family protein encodes the protein MKFGVCTSNFDKADLLKDLGYDYLEFGLAGIMELSSDQFDDLLRRSERSPLKVEAFNSFIRTLKVVGDEVNFAALEEYVRESMRRASALGGKIVVFGSAGARNIPEDYSREKAWSQIVDFLKMAGDYAARYDICIAIENLNKNESNILNTVEEGLKMVGDVSHDSVKVLADYYHMAVENEDFDVLLKAGNNLVHTHIASRIREYPKATDKDRYDLFFGALKEINYQGRMSVEARLNDESDYAQAIEILRRYAGCTSQC
- a CDS encoding Gfo/Idh/MocA family protein, whose translation is MTLKLGIIGYGGMGGWHRKNAARVDGVEVVAAYDIDPARVEAAKETGLKGYYTLDSFLADPEINIVLVATPNHVHKELAIAAANAGKNVIVEKPVAISIREVDEIIEAAEKNKVLFTVHQNRRWDKDYCIMRKAVESGMLGDVYNIESRVHGSGGKIYGWRAVKEYGGGMLLDWGVHLLDQILYMYPENKVVSIYAQLFSVLNPGVDDYFKILMKLDNGVSVQVEVGTFCLRSLPRWYVGGNAGTLTIENFEGKGGITRVKKLMEEVEPEMVETAAGPTRTFAPQPVEVREEIGLPEANPDWTDFYRNVLNTIEGKEELIVKPSEVRRVFSVMEAAFKSNELGRSLDVNL